One Gloeobacter morelensis MG652769 DNA window includes the following coding sequences:
- the psbA gene encoding photosystem II q(b) protein: MTATLERRSSQGLWDRFADWVTSTNNRFYVGWFGVLMIPTLLSATICFIVAFVAAPPVDMDGIREPISGSLLYGNNIITGAVIPSSNAIGLHFYPIWEAASMDEWLYNGGPYQLVVFHFLIGVFCYLGREWELSYRLGLRPWICIAYSAPVAAATAVFLVYPIGQGSFSDGMPLGISGTFNFMFVFQAEHNILNHPFHMLGVAGVFGGSLFSAMHGSLVTSSLIRETSMEESQNYGYKFGQEEETYNIIAAHGYFGRLIFQYASFNNSRSLHFFLAAWPVIGIWFTALGVSVMAFNLNGFNFNSSIVDSQGRAIYTWADIVNRANLGMEVMHERNAHNFPLDLAGSESAPVAVGNADLNG, from the coding sequence ATGACTGCAACACTCGAGCGTCGTTCTTCACAGGGTCTGTGGGACCGCTTCGCCGATTGGGTGACCTCCACCAACAACCGCTTCTACGTCGGTTGGTTCGGCGTGCTGATGATCCCCACCCTGCTTTCGGCCACCATTTGCTTCATCGTCGCCTTTGTCGCCGCCCCGCCGGTGGACATGGACGGCATCCGCGAACCGATTTCAGGCTCGCTGCTGTACGGCAACAACATCATCACCGGCGCGGTGATTCCTTCTTCCAACGCCATCGGTCTGCATTTTTACCCGATTTGGGAAGCGGCTTCGATGGACGAGTGGCTCTACAACGGTGGTCCTTACCAGCTGGTGGTTTTTCACTTTCTCATTGGGGTGTTTTGCTACCTGGGCCGCGAGTGGGAACTGAGCTACCGTTTGGGCCTGCGTCCTTGGATTTGCATTGCCTACAGTGCTCCTGTGGCGGCGGCGACGGCGGTATTTTTGGTTTACCCGATTGGGCAGGGCAGCTTCAGTGACGGTATGCCGCTGGGCATTTCGGGCACGTTCAACTTCATGTTTGTGTTTCAGGCGGAGCACAACATTCTGAATCATCCGTTCCACATGCTGGGAGTGGCGGGTGTGTTCGGCGGTTCGCTGTTCAGTGCGATGCACGGTTCTTTGGTGACGTCGAGCCTGATACGTGAGACGTCGATGGAAGAGTCTCAGAACTACGGCTACAAGTTTGGTCAGGAGGAGGAGACGTACAACATCATAGCGGCGCATGGATATTTTGGCCGCTTGATCTTCCAGTACGCGAGCTTCAACAACAGCCGCAGTTTGCACTTTTTCTTGGCTGCGTGGCCGGTGATTGGGATTTGGTTCACGGCGCTGGGTGTTTCGGTGATGGCGTTCAACCTGAACGGCTTCAACTTCAACAGCAGCATTGTGGATTCTCAGGGTCGGGCGATTTACACGTGGGCGGACATCGTCAACCGGGCGAATCTGGGCATGGAAGTGATGCACGAGCGCAACGCTCACAACTTCCCCTTGGATTTGGCGGGTAGCGAATCGGCTCCGGTGGCGGTGGGCAACGCCGACCTCAACGGCTAA